In Hwangdonia lutea, a single window of DNA contains:
- a CDS encoding sodium:solute symporter family protein — protein sequence MDIIDVSIIVIYIILTLGVGIWISKKASKGLDSYFLGGNSIKWYYLGLSNGSGMFDVSGTAWMVGILFLYGAKSFMFMWIWPIWNQIFIMIFLAAWIRRSNIMTGSEWILTRFGDDKAGRASHLIVAIFAIVASIGFIAYFFEGVGKFMTIILPWDLTLSMGHSTLLLSEQSYALIIIFLTTIYTIKGGMFSVVATEVLQYGIMVLAGILVAVYAFVTISDAQITAIIPDEWTSLAFGMQLEGFWDGKLQAFNDLIDSQGYKMFGAFIGMSLFKGIFASIAGPTPSYDMQRILSTRSVKEAAYMSGFTNLVLFIPRYLLIGGIVVIGLVFLTPELGALQSIGSNDLEIILPKVINFHVPVGVKGLLLAGLLAAFMSTFSAFVNSGPAYIVNDIYKKYFKPEATPKHYIKASHLASFALVTVGVIMGFFADSINSLTLWITSALFGGYVAANFLKWIWWRFNGWGYFWGMLAGLIIATLQFLLDQNKANFEVGTLLHDLAQIPAIYIFPIIFFVSLLGSFLGTWLTPATNMEILKSFYSNVRPWGWWNPVYKVLKNEDETFTKNNGFISDMINCVIGVVWQSSMILLPIYFMVRDYPKTLWALLVFAITSVILKFTWLDKVKKYKN from the coding sequence ATGGATATCATTGATGTATCAATAATTGTAATCTACATTATATTAACATTAGGTGTAGGGATTTGGATTTCTAAAAAGGCTTCAAAAGGATTAGATTCTTATTTTTTGGGCGGAAATAGTATCAAATGGTATTATTTGGGATTGAGTAATGGCTCGGGAATGTTCGATGTTTCTGGAACGGCGTGGATGGTTGGTATCCTGTTTTTGTACGGTGCTAAAAGCTTTATGTTTATGTGGATTTGGCCAATTTGGAACCAAATTTTTATAATGATTTTTCTTGCTGCTTGGATCCGTCGCTCGAATATCATGACCGGCTCCGAATGGATTTTAACTCGATTTGGCGATGATAAAGCGGGTAGGGCATCGCACCTTATAGTAGCCATTTTTGCCATTGTGGCATCCATTGGTTTTATCGCTTATTTTTTTGAAGGTGTTGGTAAATTTATGACCATTATTTTGCCCTGGGATTTAACTTTAAGTATGGGCCATAGTACCCTGTTATTGTCTGAACAAAGCTATGCATTGATTATTATTTTTCTAACCACGATTTACACCATAAAAGGAGGTATGTTTTCGGTGGTAGCCACAGAGGTTTTGCAATACGGCATTATGGTTTTAGCTGGTATTTTGGTTGCTGTTTACGCTTTTGTAACTATAAGTGACGCACAAATTACAGCCATTATTCCGGACGAATGGACTTCACTGGCATTTGGAATGCAACTTGAAGGTTTTTGGGATGGAAAGTTACAGGCTTTTAACGATTTAATAGACTCCCAAGGTTACAAAATGTTTGGGGCATTTATTGGCATGTCTTTGTTTAAAGGCATTTTTGCAAGTATCGCTGGCCCAACTCCAAGCTACGATATGCAACGTATTTTGTCAACGCGCTCGGTTAAAGAAGCAGCTTATATGAGCGGTTTTACCAATTTAGTGTTGTTTATTCCGCGCTATTTATTAATTGGAGGCATTGTGGTTATTGGGTTGGTTTTTTTAACCCCAGAATTGGGCGCATTACAAAGTATTGGATCCAACGATCTGGAAATTATTCTTCCAAAAGTGATTAATTTTCATGTGCCTGTGGGGGTAAAAGGCTTGTTGCTAGCCGGACTTTTGGCAGCGTTTATGTCTACATTTTCAGCATTTGTAAATTCTGGTCCTGCCTATATTGTAAACGATATTTATAAAAAATACTTTAAACCCGAAGCCACGCCAAAGCATTATATAAAGGCCAGTCATTTAGCATCGTTTGCCTTGGTAACTGTTGGTGTTATTATGGGGTTTTTTGCAGACTCCATAAACTCATTAACCTTATGGATTACGAGTGCGCTTTTTGGCGGTTATGTAGCTGCAAATTTTTTAAAATGGATTTGGTGGCGCTTTAACGGATGGGGCTATTTTTGGGGCATGTTAGCAGGTTTAATTATTGCAACCCTTCAGTTTTTACTCGACCAGAACAAAGCAAATTTTGAAGTTGGTACATTGCTTCATGACTTAGCACAAATACCAGCTATCTATATATTCCCTATCATATTTTTTGTATCCCTTTTAGGGTCGTTTTTAGGCACGTGGTTAACGCCAGCAACCAATATGGAAATCTTAAAAAGTTTTTATAGTAACGTAAGGCCGTGGGGTTGGTGGAATCCTGTATATAAAGTACTTAAAAACGAGGACGAAACATTCACAAAAAACAATGGTTTTATAAGCGATATGATTAATTGTGTTATTGGTGTTGTTTGGCAATCTAGCATGATTTTATTGCCTATTTATTTTATGGTAAGAGATTACCCAAAAACGTTGTGGGCTTTGTTGGTTTTTGCAATCACCTCCGTAATATTAAAATTCACTTGGCTAGATAAAGTAAAAAAATATAAGAATTAA
- a CDS encoding glycoside hydrolase family 130 protein encodes MQNRPFPWQDKPESCQDVIWRHSENPIINRYDIPTSNSIFNSAVVPFEDGYAGVFRCDNKAVQMNIFAGFSKNGIDWEINHEPIKMQAGNTDMIESDYKYDPRVVFIEDRYWITWCNGYHGPTIGIGYTLDFKEFFQCENAFLPFNRNGVLFPQKINGKYAMLSRPSDNGHTPFGDIYISYSPDMKYWGEHRCVMKATAFEDSAWQCTKIGAGPIPILTKEGWLMIYHGVITTCNGFRYAMGAALLDENQPDQVKYRTQPYLLGPAAPYELMGDVPNVVFPCAALHDEKEDKLAIYYGAADTAVGLAYGKLSEVIQFTKDNSL; translated from the coding sequence ATGCAAAATAGACCTTTTCCTTGGCAGGATAAACCTGAAAGTTGTCAAGATGTTATATGGCGTCATAGCGAAAACCCTATAATAAACCGATATGATATTCCAACCTCAAACAGTATATTTAATAGTGCCGTAGTGCCTTTTGAAGATGGATATGCTGGTGTTTTTAGATGCGACAATAAAGCGGTGCAAATGAATATTTTTGCTGGTTTTAGTAAAAACGGTATCGATTGGGAAATCAATCACGAACCCATAAAAATGCAAGCGGGAAATACCGATATGATTGAATCGGATTATAAATACGACCCACGGGTGGTGTTTATTGAAGATCGTTATTGGATTACTTGGTGCAATGGCTACCACGGGCCCACTATTGGTATAGGTTATACCCTCGATTTTAAGGAGTTTTTTCAGTGTGAAAATGCCTTTTTGCCATTTAACAGAAACGGTGTGTTGTTTCCTCAAAAAATCAATGGAAAATACGCGATGTTAAGTCGCCCAAGCGATAATGGGCACACACCTTTTGGCGATATTTACATCAGTTATAGTCCCGACATGAAATACTGGGGCGAACACCGCTGCGTGATGAAGGCAACCGCCTTTGAAGATAGCGCGTGGCAATGCACCAAAATAGGTGCAGGCCCCATTCCAATTTTAACAAAAGAAGGTTGGTTAATGATATATCATGGGGTTATTACAACCTGCAACGGATTTCGCTATGCCATGGGTGCAGCGCTATTGGATGAAAACCAACCCGATCAAGTAAAATACAGAACCCAACCTTACTTATTAGGACCGGCAGCGCCATACGAATTGATGGGCGATGTGCCCAACGTGGTATTTCCGTGTGCCGCTTTGCATGACGAAAAAGAGGATAAATTAGCCATTTATTACGGTGCAGCCGATACCGCAGTAGGTTTGGCCTATGGGAAATTAAGCGAAGTCATTCAGTTTACAAAAGATAATAGTTTGTAG
- a CDS encoding carbohydrate-binding family 9-like protein: MNTKCKFLSVFFFGVTLLGHAQSKIEIVPKTYIAHKISEPLTIDGKADETVWGKAKWTHNFTDIEGDKTPKYQTNVKMLWDENYYYILVEMKEPHVWGDITERDAIVFFNNDFEVFIDTNGDTHNYYELEINALNTVWDLFINKPYRESNNVALNDWNYTGLKSAVTVDGTLNNPTDIDKSWTLEIAIPFKDLRTAYHQDNVPRDQFYRVNFSRVNWDHDIINGKYARKKDENGKFLPEYNWVWTPTGVINMHLPETWGYVYFSSEEVGNDVIFEIPKDENIKWKLYELFRANKAYIKANKVSAASINDLKMPKIIVDGHEIKPTIENHSFGWTISAKSPFSNKVLIVKEDGYFFKQ, encoded by the coding sequence ATGAATACCAAATGTAAGTTTTTAAGTGTGTTTTTTTTCGGTGTGACTTTATTGGGTCATGCCCAATCAAAAATAGAGATTGTACCGAAAACCTATATTGCTCATAAAATTTCGGAACCGCTAACCATTGATGGAAAAGCTGATGAAACCGTTTGGGGAAAAGCAAAATGGACTCACAATTTTACTGATATTGAAGGCGATAAAACCCCAAAATACCAAACCAATGTAAAAATGCTTTGGGACGAAAATTACTATTACATTTTGGTCGAAATGAAAGAGCCTCACGTTTGGGGTGATATTACCGAACGCGATGCCATTGTTTTTTTTAACAACGATTTTGAAGTGTTTATAGATACCAACGGCGATACACACAATTATTACGAATTAGAAATCAATGCGCTCAACACGGTTTGGGATTTGTTTATTAACAAACCGTACCGCGAATCCAATAACGTAGCGTTAAACGATTGGAATTATACCGGTTTAAAATCGGCTGTGACGGTTGATGGCACACTAAACAACCCAACCGATATCGATAAAAGCTGGACGCTTGAAATCGCCATTCCGTTTAAGGATTTACGTACCGCTTACCATCAAGATAATGTGCCAAGAGACCAGTTTTATCGGGTAAACTTTTCTCGAGTGAATTGGGACCACGACATTATAAATGGCAAATATGCTCGAAAAAAAGATGAAAACGGAAAATTTTTGCCTGAGTACAATTGGGTGTGGACGCCAACCGGTGTAATTAATATGCATCTGCCGGAAACTTGGGGTTATGTGTATTTTTCTTCGGAAGAAGTTGGTAACGATGTCATTTTTGAAATTCCGAAAGATGAAAACATCAAGTGGAAATTATACGAGCTTTTTCGGGCTAATAAAGCGTATATTAAAGCCAATAAAGTATCGGCAGCATCAATCAATGATTTAAAAATGCCTAAAATTATTGTCGATGGCCATGAAATAAAACCAACTATTGAAAACCACAGCTTTGGATGGACGATATCAGCGAAAAGCCCATTTTCAAACAAGGTGTTAATTGTTAAAGAGGACGGATATTTTTTTAAACAATAA
- a CDS encoding glycoside hydrolase family 18 protein produces MKQIAYIVLVTLFFTCSNGTEKKSVSKEVESTEKKSNKDYKIIGYAAGYEDYDFSKIDATKLTHINFAFANIVDGKAAFELETDAAKIATLMGLKKQNPDLKVLYSVGGWVWSDQFSTMAAFESSRQKFAQSCVDLLKKHGFDGVDLDWEYPGQRAEDNIFRPSDKDNFTLLIKTIREALDVQGKKDSNHYLLTIATGADQAYIDNTDLGEAHKHLDFINIMCYDYFNGWMHQTGHHANLHPSDKDKYDVNSGVQAVERHIEAGVPTDKLVMGIPFYGRQWGKVSSVKDGLYEPANEGGIIVAYWDIVEKIKSGNYKTLYDESAKASYLWNAKDSIFISYDTPKDIKLKTDYIKVKGLGGAMFWEYSLDKDQELLNTLYKNLK; encoded by the coding sequence ATGAAACAGATAGCATACATCGTATTAGTTACACTTTTCTTTACGTGCTCAAACGGCACTGAAAAAAAATCAGTTTCAAAAGAGGTTGAATCAACCGAAAAAAAATCAAATAAGGATTATAAAATAATAGGCTACGCTGCGGGTTACGAAGATTACGATTTTTCAAAAATCGATGCCACAAAACTCACGCACATCAATTTCGCCTTTGCCAATATCGTAGACGGCAAAGCCGCATTCGAGCTGGAAACCGATGCCGCAAAAATTGCCACTTTAATGGGGCTTAAAAAACAAAACCCAGATTTAAAAGTGCTGTATTCCGTTGGTGGTTGGGTGTGGTCCGATCAATTTTCAACCATGGCCGCTTTTGAATCTTCAAGACAAAAGTTTGCCCAAAGTTGTGTCGATTTACTAAAAAAACACGGTTTTGATGGTGTGGATTTAGATTGGGAATATCCTGGGCAACGTGCTGAGGATAATATTTTCCGTCCTTCAGATAAAGATAATTTCACGTTATTAATAAAAACCATCCGCGAAGCTTTGGATGTTCAAGGTAAAAAAGACAGCAATCATTATTTGTTAACCATTGCCACTGGCGCAGACCAAGCCTATATTGATAATACTGATTTAGGTGAAGCCCATAAACACCTCGATTTTATAAACATTATGTGTTACGATTATTTTAATGGGTGGATGCACCAAACGGGACATCATGCGAATTTGCACCCATCGGATAAAGATAAATACGATGTGAACAGTGGTGTGCAAGCTGTTGAAAGACATATTGAAGCCGGTGTGCCCACCGATAAATTGGTTATGGGCATTCCGTTTTACGGTCGTCAATGGGGCAAAGTAAGTTCTGTAAAAGACGGTTTGTACGAGCCTGCCAATGAAGGCGGCATCATTGTAGCCTATTGGGATATTGTAGAAAAAATAAAATCAGGTAACTACAAGACATTATACGACGAATCTGCAAAAGCATCCTATTTATGGAATGCTAAAGACAGTATTTTTATTTCATACGATACTCCTAAAGACATCAAATTAAAAACCGATTATATCAAAGTAAAAGGCTTGGGCGGCGCCATGTTTTGGGAATATAGTTTGGATAAAGACCAAGAGTTGCTAAACACGCTCTATAAAAATTTGAAATAA
- a CDS encoding putative glycoside hydrolase: MKTLRLSLIFAILFNVVACNQNEKKHNELADATNDQASNTSNDSAFEFGTWITSNKNKSNADYAKEFKRYKAGGIDELLINTGTDPKELERLVPIAKAEGLKVHAWIMAVNRPGDTVALKHPEWYQVSRDGKSCHDTRPYVGYYQWLCPTREESRNHILGLVEGLAKVEGIASVHLDYIRFPDIFLPIGLLPKYNLVQDEELPEYDFCYCDVCVNEFEKIHHKNPRESKNTAIDMEWKNFRLNAIRALVNDAYKIVHGNNKLLTAAVFPYPEMADHMVRQRWDKWDIDEVYPMIYHGFYNEEIDWIGYATKQGVTDVRDEGIVINTGIYMPDFKSVDELKQAIMYAKNNGAKGVTFFDGPTLTDEYLNTIKETKALIHK, translated from the coding sequence ATGAAAACATTACGATTGTCTTTAATTTTTGCAATACTATTCAATGTTGTTGCTTGTAATCAAAACGAAAAAAAACATAACGAGTTAGCTGATGCCACCAATGATCAAGCTTCAAATACATCAAATGACTCTGCATTCGAATTTGGGACTTGGATTACTTCAAACAAAAACAAATCCAACGCCGATTATGCCAAGGAATTTAAACGATACAAAGCGGGTGGTATTGACGAGCTATTAATAAATACAGGCACGGACCCCAAAGAATTAGAGCGTTTGGTGCCCATTGCAAAAGCTGAAGGTTTAAAAGTACACGCGTGGATTATGGCCGTAAACAGACCCGGTGATACCGTGGCGTTAAAGCACCCGGAATGGTACCAAGTGAGTCGCGATGGTAAATCCTGCCACGATACGCGCCCGTATGTGGGCTATTACCAATGGTTGTGTCCTACACGCGAGGAGTCCCGCAACCATATTTTAGGTTTGGTTGAAGGATTGGCTAAAGTTGAAGGAATTGCCAGCGTGCATTTAGATTATATTCGTTTTCCGGACATTTTTCTGCCCATCGGATTGTTGCCAAAATACAACCTCGTTCAAGATGAAGAGCTTCCGGAATACGATTTTTGCTATTGCGATGTTTGTGTGAACGAGTTTGAAAAAATCCATCATAAAAACCCCAGAGAGAGCAAAAATACGGCTATTGATATGGAGTGGAAAAACTTCAGATTAAATGCCATTCGCGCTTTGGTTAACGATGCATATAAAATTGTACACGGCAACAACAAATTACTAACGGCGGCGGTATTTCCGTACCCCGAAATGGCCGACCATATGGTGCGCCAACGTTGGGACAAGTGGGATATCGATGAGGTTTACCCCATGATTTACCACGGGTTTTACAACGAAGAAATCGATTGGATTGGCTACGCTACCAAACAAGGGGTTACCGATGTAAGAGATGAAGGCATCGTAATAAACACGGGTATTTATATGCCCGATTTTAAATCGGTTGACGAGTTAAAACAAGCGATAATGTATGCCAAAAACAATGGCGCCAAAGGCGTTACCTTTTTTGATGGCCCAACCTTAACCGATGAATATTTGAATACCATAAAAGAAACCAAAGCTTTAATTCATAAATAA
- a CDS encoding GH92 family glycosyl hydrolase produces the protein MFKKSFVLIAIGILFFNCAKDKNEATKPKSLTHYVNPFIGTDGPGNTYPGATVPFGMVQLSPDIGIPGWDRIAGYFYQDSIISGFSHMHLTGTGAGDLYDILVMPTNSRFSKRIKANNFKPFSSFSHDKEAASPGYYSVDLLDYGIKAEVTATQRTGIHKYTFPKDSLSQIHIDLGYALNWDAPTDTYIKVVNNTTIEGYRKSTGWAKDQRVYFQMEFSKPFKSYQLYQNDTLVNPNYRDSTTAKNTKIILNYNTDEDEEIILKTGLSTGNIKGAKLSLEKEAPHFDFENYRKQADSIWENQLQKIRIETKNDTQKHIFYTMLYQSMLAPTLLSDHNGNYKGANDKMMHAEGYERYDTFSLWDTYRAAHPLYTIMHPGRVGDMIQSLLAHYNETGLLPVWSMQGNETNMMIGYHAIPVIVDAYFKGISMDAELAFEACKTSAMDDGRQIDVYKKLGFIPIDEAHENWSVSKTLEYAYGDWCVAQFAKALNKTEDYEYFLKRSENWKNMYDAKSSFMRPKLEDGTFIKDFGPKDYSPYFCESNAWHYFWSVQHDVNGLIETVGGNERFEQKLDSMFSFNPLPTDKLPIFSTGMIGQYAHGNEPSHHVAYLYNYIDKPWKTQKRVREILETQYKNEPNGHCGNEDCGQMSSWYIFSSLGFYPVNPAEGLYQFGSPLFDKATINLENGKQFKIETINNSEANKYIESIMLNGKEINRNYIAHKEIINGGTLVFTMNNTPNKH, from the coding sequence ATGTTTAAAAAAAGTTTCGTTTTAATCGCTATAGGTATCCTCTTTTTTAACTGTGCCAAAGATAAAAATGAAGCCACTAAACCTAAGTCATTAACCCATTACGTTAATCCGTTTATAGGTACCGATGGCCCGGGTAACACCTATCCTGGAGCAACCGTGCCTTTCGGGATGGTGCAGTTAAGTCCCGATATTGGCATTCCGGGTTGGGATCGCATTGCGGGTTATTTTTACCAAGATTCCATAATTTCTGGGTTTTCGCACATGCATTTAACGGGCACGGGCGCGGGCGATTTATACGATATTTTGGTGATGCCAACCAATAGCAGATTCAGTAAACGCATCAAAGCCAACAATTTTAAACCGTTTTCGAGTTTTTCGCACGATAAAGAAGCAGCTTCTCCGGGATATTATTCCGTAGATTTGTTGGATTACGGCATTAAGGCCGAAGTTACTGCAACCCAACGCACTGGCATCCATAAATACACGTTTCCAAAAGATAGCCTGTCGCAAATCCATATCGATTTGGGTTATGCGCTTAATTGGGATGCGCCAACCGACACCTATATTAAAGTGGTCAATAATACCACCATTGAAGGCTACCGAAAATCAACAGGTTGGGCAAAAGACCAACGCGTGTATTTTCAAATGGAATTTTCAAAACCTTTCAAGTCGTATCAATTGTATCAAAATGATACGCTAGTGAATCCCAATTATCGAGATTCCACGACAGCGAAAAACACCAAAATCATTTTAAATTATAATACCGATGAAGACGAAGAAATCATATTAAAAACAGGACTTTCAACAGGAAATATAAAAGGAGCAAAACTATCTTTGGAAAAAGAAGCACCGCATTTTGATTTTGAAAATTATAGAAAACAAGCCGATAGCATTTGGGAAAATCAATTGCAAAAAATAAGGATTGAAACCAAAAACGACACCCAAAAGCATATCTTTTATACCATGCTTTACCAAAGCATGTTGGCCCCCACGCTTTTAAGCGATCACAACGGGAATTACAAAGGCGCCAACGATAAGATGATGCATGCCGAAGGCTACGAGAGGTACGATACCTTTTCACTTTGGGATACATACCGAGCTGCACATCCGCTGTATACCATAATGCATCCAGGACGGGTGGGCGATATGATTCAATCGTTATTGGCGCATTATAATGAAACGGGCTTGTTACCCGTGTGGTCTATGCAGGGTAACGAAACCAATATGATGATTGGCTACCACGCCATCCCAGTCATTGTCGATGCTTATTTTAAAGGTATTTCTATGGATGCTGAATTAGCTTTTGAAGCCTGTAAAACGAGTGCGATGGATGATGGGAGACAAATTGATGTGTACAAGAAATTGGGTTTCATACCTATTGATGAAGCGCACGAAAACTGGTCGGTTTCTAAAACTTTGGAATATGCTTACGGCGATTGGTGTGTGGCACAATTTGCAAAGGCTTTAAATAAAACCGAGGATTACGAGTACTTTTTAAAACGCTCTGAAAATTGGAAAAATATGTACGATGCTAAAAGTAGTTTTATGCGTCCAAAACTTGAAGACGGTACCTTTATAAAAGATTTTGGGCCTAAAGACTATTCGCCGTATTTCTGCGAAAGCAATGCGTGGCACTACTTTTGGTCGGTGCAGCACGATGTAAACGGACTCATCGAAACTGTGGGTGGCAACGAGCGATTTGAGCAAAAGTTAGATTCCATGTTTTCTTTCAATCCGTTGCCGACCGATAAACTGCCCATTTTCAGTACGGGCATGATCGGGCAATATGCGCACGGTAACGAGCCCAGTCACCACGTGGCCTATTTGTACAACTACATCGATAAACCGTGGAAAACCCAAAAAAGGGTACGCGAAATTTTGGAGACCCAATATAAAAATGAACCCAATGGCCACTGTGGTAATGAGGATTGCGGGCAAATGTCGTCGTGGTATATTTTTAGTAGTTTAGGCTTTTACCCCGTAAATCCAGCCGAGGGTTTATATCAATTTGGTTCGCCGCTTTTTGATAAAGCCACCATCAATTTGGAAAACGGAAAACAATTTAAAATTGAAACCATTAACAATTCCGAAGCCAATAAATACATTGAATCCATAATGTTAAACGGCAAGGAAATCAACAGAAATTACATAGCACATAAAGAGATAATAAACGGCGGAACGTTGGTTTTTACAATGAACAATACGCCCAATAAGCATTAA
- a CDS encoding beta-N-acetylhexosaminidase: MKLKVVLVFALSVIFFGCNTKETKVFAESDIHVIPKPENLKLKEGNFQFNQNTVFYVADDAQSAAAQILIDRFKVAQGWDLKTVDTEPKSNYIQFKTSENIEEEGYKLMVDNDVITIESNDFNGFLYGIQTLRQLLPPAIESQTKIADTHWVIPNVEIADKPRFEWRGLMMDVSRHFFQKEYIKKTIDRLAYHKMNTFHFHLIDDQGWRIEIKKYPKLTEVGAWRVDQEDKPWDGRYTPELDEKATYGGFYTQEDIKEIVAYAESRGVTVVPEIEMPAHVTSAIASYPELSCLEKPVPVPSGGLWPITDIYCAGKDSTFEFLEDVLTEVMALFPSKYIHVGGDEATKTNWEKCPHCKKRMKDEQLKSVEELQSYFIKRMERFISSKGRVLIGWDEILEGGLAPGAAVMSWRGVKGGLEASEQGHDVVMTPGTHCYFDHYQGPMDTEPLAWGGHTPVSKVYQFDPIVDSMSEEQAKHVLGGQANLWAEHITTESHSEYMIFPR, translated from the coding sequence ATGAAATTAAAAGTAGTATTAGTATTCGCATTAAGTGTGATTTTTTTTGGATGTAACACTAAAGAAACCAAGGTGTTTGCCGAAAGTGATATTCACGTGATTCCAAAACCTGAAAACCTAAAATTAAAAGAAGGCAATTTTCAGTTTAACCAAAATACGGTGTTTTATGTTGCCGACGACGCACAATCTGCCGCGGCACAAATTTTAATCGACAGATTTAAAGTAGCCCAAGGGTGGGATTTGAAAACGGTTGACACAGAGCCAAAATCGAATTACATTCAATTTAAAACCTCAGAAAACATTGAAGAGGAAGGCTATAAATTAATGGTTGACAATGATGTAATAACCATTGAATCCAACGATTTTAATGGGTTTTTATACGGTATCCAAACCCTAAGGCAATTACTGCCACCAGCTATTGAATCGCAAACCAAAATTGCCGATACGCATTGGGTAATTCCTAATGTTGAAATAGCCGATAAGCCACGTTTTGAATGGCGTGGGTTAATGATGGATGTCTCGCGTCATTTCTTTCAGAAAGAATACATTAAAAAAACGATTGACCGATTGGCATATCATAAAATGAACACCTTTCATTTTCATTTAATCGATGACCAAGGTTGGCGTATCGAAATAAAAAAATACCCAAAACTTACCGAAGTTGGTGCTTGGAGAGTAGACCAAGAAGATAAACCATGGGATGGTCGTTATACCCCAGAATTAGATGAAAAAGCAACTTACGGTGGTTTTTACACTCAAGAGGATATTAAAGAAATTGTGGCTTACGCCGAAAGTCGTGGCGTAACCGTTGTGCCTGAAATTGAAATGCCAGCACACGTTACCAGTGCCATTGCATCGTACCCGGAGCTGTCGTGTTTAGAAAAACCTGTACCTGTGCCATCGGGTGGTTTATGGCCAATAACCGATATTTATTGTGCTGGTAAAGATTCTACTTTCGAGTTTTTAGAAGATGTTTTAACTGAGGTTATGGCATTGTTTCCTTCAAAATACATTCACGTTGGTGGAGACGAAGCCACAAAAACCAATTGGGAAAAATGTCCGCATTGCAAAAAACGCATGAAAGATGAACAGCTTAAATCTGTTGAAGAATTACAGAGTTATTTCATAAAACGCATGGAACGTTTTATAAGTTCAAAAGGACGTGTGCTTATTGGTTGGGACGAAATTCTGGAAGGTGGTTTAGCACCCGGAGCTGCAGTAATGAGTTGGCGTGGTGTTAAAGGCGGATTGGAAGCCTCGGAACAAGGACACGATGTAGTCATGACACCGGGAACTCATTGTTATTTCGACCATTACCAAGGCCCTATGGATACCGAACCTTTGGCTTGGGGCGGTCACACTCCTGTAAGCAAAGTGTATCAATTTGACCCTATTGTCGATAGCATGAGCGAAGAACAAGCTAAACATGTTTTGGGTGGTCAAGCTAACTTGTGGGCAGAACATATTACCACCGAATCGCATTCAGAATACATGATTTTTCCAAGGTAA
- a CDS encoding discoidin domain-containing protein, producing the protein MENLFERYELQGINYAKSAYTITSDAQVDEATNTITVSLENEFPVADIRYALNDAPLDETATPYTKPIEINSTTTIKASLYEDDKPVGKVFEKTFNYHKAVGKKVIYNNMYSDSYQGKGAGNMVNIVRGTKNFHDGQWQAWIAKDMELTIDLEEETEISNVSVGTMESQGPSIYFPTEVEVLVSNDGKSFTSVGKIDRPYKNNPGITLKDFSIDFDTQKVRFVKVKAKRYNRTDRKGGVWIFVDEIIVR; encoded by the coding sequence ATGGAAAACCTTTTTGAGCGTTACGAACTTCAGGGCATCAATTACGCTAAAAGTGCTTATACAATAACTTCTGATGCGCAAGTTGACGAAGCCACAAACACGATTACCGTATCGTTGGAAAATGAGTTTCCTGTGGCCGATATTCGTTATGCTTTAAACGATGCACCTTTAGATGAAACCGCAACACCATATACGAAGCCTATCGAAATTAATTCAACTACAACCATAAAAGCATCGCTTTACGAAGATGATAAACCGGTTGGAAAAGTATTTGAAAAAACCTTTAACTACCATAAAGCGGTTGGTAAAAAAGTGATTTACAACAATATGTACAGCGATAGTTACCAAGGAAAAGGCGCTGGAAATATGGTGAATATTGTTCGTGGTACTAAAAATTTCCATGATGGCCAATGGCAGGCGTGGATAGCAAAGGACATGGAATTAACCATAGATTTGGAAGAAGAAACCGAAATTTCCAATGTATCTGTTGGAACGATGGAAAGCCAAGGTCCGAGTATTTATTTCCCAACGGAAGTTGAGGTATTGGTATCTAACGACGGAAAATCATTTACAAGTGTTGGAAAAATAGACCGACCTTATAAAAACAACCCAGGAATAACACTTAAGGATTTTAGCATAGATTTTGACACCCAAAAAGTGCGATTTGTAAAAGTTAAAGCAAAAAGATATAACAGAACCGACCGAAAAGGTGGCGTATGGATTTTTGTTGACGAAATCATTGTGCGTTAA